The sequence attcaggaattatttcaaCAAAACcgaaacgtgcgtcccgccGAGTTCGGGATGAAGGAAACTGACAAGAGGCTACGGTACAGTTTCAATTAGTCTGTGTAAActtcagacaatttcagtattttacaatacgtgaatgaatagccgtcacaagttgtcgTTAGCTGTTGGCTAGacggcacaagtgtttgtcacaacaaattacgaGATGCAGTGGGCTGTATGCATTAGTAGACGAGTGAtgaaaaaagataaagcgctcaaaagtgttatgccgctcatcccatacatttggtagattcaacggagaaccattcctgtgagagtcgtgaaatctagctaggtttatttgtgttcgcagtcattCTGAGATATGCGTAGCAGTGGCACCTGATTATCACACATAAcccatgctgaatgagcgcgtcgcctgtgcgtaTAGGCCCACtcgaagttgttgtttttttctcccccaatgcgttctacagagaagggagactagcggccaCGGTTTGGAACgagaaaacatgacaaataTCAGTAAAACGGcgaatatatttatttaaattgaagacgctagttaaggcggcagccctgtgttgttaaggcggccgccttagcaggaaagcgctgcgggaaaccctgccGGTATCATTTTGCTAGCGCGTTCACGTTCGTTGTCTGGCCCTGGACTAATAGGTCgttccgcgtggttggccgctgtcgaatcaaaacaatctaagtgatttgattggatcttgtgccgaatacgggtctctgccacacacgcacaggcgcacacacagagatagatcagtccgtgttcacatacttttgtctttttatctttgttttttttttatgggaagtagcaagtctttacaagtcaataggcgcaagtccaagtgaaagtccgagtcattgatgttcaagtccaagtcgagttgcaagtctttttatattttgtcaagtcgagtctaaagtcatcaaattcatgactcgagtctgactcgagtccaagtcacatgactcgagtccacacctctgactgtatgtatgtgtgtgtatatgtgtgtgtgtgtgtgtgtgtgtgtgtgtgtgtgtatgtgtatgtgtgtgtactgtatgtactgtatgtgtgtgtgtgtatatgtgtgtgagtgtgtatgtctgcgtgtgtatgtatgtgtgtgtatgcactgtacagtatgtgtgtgtaggtgtgtgtgtgtgtgtgtgtgtgtatactgtatgtgtgtgagtgtgtatgtctgtgtttgttggtgtgtgtgtgtgtatgtgtatgtctgtcggtgtgtgctcgtatgtatgtaggtatgagtgtgtgtgtgtgtgtgtgtgtgtgtgtgtgtgtatgtatgtgtgtctgtgtgtgtgtgtgtgtgtgtgagagagagaatgtgtgtgtgtctatgcatgtccgtgtctgtgtgtgtgagtttatatgtatgtgtgtgtgtgtatgtgtgtgagagcagagtgCATGCCTTGTGCAATGTGAAGTCccctttgactgtgtgtgtgtgtgtgtgtgtgtgtgtgtgttagagagagtgtgtgtatctgtgtgtatgtgtgcatgtgtgtgtgagagtgtgtgtgtaggtaagatACAATAATTGTTGTATAGTGACAGtactgttgtattgtttgtaTAGAAGTAAGTGGGCTTCTTGATACAACATTCTATCCCACCGGTCACTATTGTGACCGTTAACatatttactcatttagcagacacaccAAAGACATTTGAATATCTGCAAATGTATATATCATAACTAGACACCTTAAAGAGCATGTGTACAAAACATATTTTTCCTATGTTTATTTTAACATACTCTAATAACCTTTTATTTCGGGGCTGTGAGGGAGTAATTCTCTTCTCAAGGTGCACCCAGGAAGTAAACAGCTCTGGTCATGTGACAATTTACTCAAAACATTTGACACTCCACACATTTCATTGAAAGACTCTATTATTTCAATATTTACCAAAAGAGTGTTGGGATTTTTTTTAGTAACAGCTTTAGAGCCTtaaaaacatgatttttttcttcggtcacaattgtgaccgatggGTTGAAATGGGTTAGACATGCAAATGTGGCCTCAGACATTGATGTGGATTTATTTGTGTGCagtgttttattttgatatgtggtggaaaaTCTGGACAGGTTCCCTGGCATTAGGTAACTCCAAAGGGGAATTACTGGTAGAtaattcttatttttttttttatttttttttttttaaacccatgATGAACTCAGTCATGCCACTGAAATGAATGACAAGACAAGAGAGCTGAATGCTGAGAGCGTTTATTTAATCTTTGCAATAGGCAGCAGTAGTAAGGCACAGAATGTCTTCACAAAACCTCttgagacggacacacacagaggcaggcagaAGCATCTTGCAAACGTTGACATCCTCATGGTGTTCTGTccgggtcagaggtcaaagacTAGAGCCCGGGCCACCAGTGTAAGGTCAAGGGTGAGTGGACAGGATCCGCAGGTCAATCACTCCTCTATTCCTCTTCTTCGTCAGCGGCGCCTTCAATGATGTAGTTACACTCCTGTGTGTCACTCTCAACTGTGTCGTCGTCATCGTTTATAACCGTTCTGAGAAGATAGAAATACAAATGTGAAAACAAATGGAAACATTTCTATCATTCTACCGATTACAAATATATTATTGTTGTCGGCACACCTAGTCCTAGATTAAgttattttcttctcttttttttaaatacacatTTACAAACTGAATCCATGATTTGATTGAAGGTTCAATGCCTGCACAGCACCCCAGCCCCATGTGTGTAAGAGGAGGCcctagtgagtgtgtgattggggTGTGGCGCTCCTGTCTCTCTGGTTACGGTTACCTGATGAGGACGGTCTTCCTCTCGGTCACCTCCACTGCCTGCTCCTCAGAGTAGGTGGCGATGGTCTCGCCGTGGACGCCATTTCCCAGGGCCGCTCCAAGGCTTCCATTTCCATTGGCTGCTTCATCACTTCCGACAGCAAGACCACTGGACGCCATTCCCAGGTGGGCAGCCATTCCAGCTGCTACTTCGACCGCAGCTCCAGCATCCATCTCTGCTCCTACTCCCATTCCAGCACCAGCACCTGCTCCAGCCCCCATTCCAGCACCTGCTCCGGCCCCCATTCCGGCCCCAGTTCCAGCCACCATGGCTCCGGCTCCGCTCAACCCAGCACTAATGGCTTTCATGCTCATCAGTCCCTGCACTATGCTGGTGATGCGCACGTCCTCACCCTCAATAAGTTTCCTATGCAAGGAAGACACAGTGTCATTGTTACAGGGATCCAAAAGTGTTTACAGATTAATCAAATGTGAAAAAGACAGAGGGGAAAAGATTTTAAAAGTAGAAAAACCAAGGAGCTATGATATTACTCATTATAGTGAAATCTAGCCTAAATAATGCTCCAACTCAGGAGCTTGTGGTGTGGTTAACATACATTTGCTTAGGCTCTATATTAATCTAGGAAGTTGTGAAATATGATGCGTGTTAGTGTAGACCAACTGCAGCACATCACGTGCCTGTATGTTGTGATCTCAATCTCCAGGCTCATCTTCACATTGAGCAAGTCCTGGTACTCCATCAGCAGCTGAGCGATTTTCCCCTTTGTGGATTTCAGCTCCAACTGAAGAGCCTCGATCCTGGCCTAGAATCATCATTAATGTTATTATTTTCCCTGACTAGTATATCTATAGGCAAAAAATAAAACTGCACCCATTTAATCATCTGAGCTATTCAAACTGGAATATGGGCTCACCTGGAGAGCCTTCAGCTCTCTCTTGTGTCTCTCTTGAGCTTCAAGAATCTGTGCTTCAAGAGCATCATTTTTAGCCTTCAGACCATCCAGGTCTCGCTCCCTGTCTTGAATCTGTAAATACAGAAGGGCTATTCAACGCTATCCCATTCAAATGATCATATGTTTGTTTTACTTGTAATTAATATGTTTTAACAAGGTTGAGATTGGCTGAAAGGCCAACACAGGCCTACATCTTTTTTGGCCGTTGATAGCTCCCCTCTTGCACCACGAATCCTGTCCACATGTTTGGTGGATTTGTTGTTTAAATCGTCGAATTTTGAATTGTACCACGAGTCCATTTTCTGAAAAGGACAGAAATACACTTGAAATGCAAATATATGaatgtttattattttgtttattttatgtaaaTGGTTGATGCCCTTCTTTTATGGGACTTTTTTATGTTGAAGCCTACCTGAAGATTATTTGCTGCGATGGTGTCGTACTCGTTCTGAATCTGCTTCAGAGCATCCGAGAGATCAGGAAGGCCGAAGGCGCCTTGGGCGGAGGCATGGGCAGCATAGATCTGTTTCATGAGGTCCTCGATTTCCTGTTTGAATTTCATCATGTCAAGCAATTTATAACAATACAGAAACCGCAAAATCATGGCTATGTTGGTGTTGTCCATGTTGGTGACTATAATTTCGATAATGGATCAATTAACGCACCTGTCTTTGAATTCTCTTCAGGAACTCCATCTCGGCCTCCAGGTTTTCAAGTTGTTTCTCCAAAGCAATGCGGGCGGAGGTGGCTGCGTCAACATCCTGTATGCATATGGTTAAAAGTAAGCCACTCCAGATATAAATCAATTAAAAGTATTAATCAAATTAAAGGTGATTGGCTTACAGGGCGGAAGTTCTCCAGGTCCATCTCGGCCTTCTTCCTCAGCTCCACAGCCTCCTCATATTTGGCCTTCATCATCTCCAGATGTCCAGCCATGGCATCTTTAGCAGCAACAGCCAGGTCCTtaagaatgaaaacaaaacaatgagaACATCTGCAGTTGGATAACATGCTACATGTATcaaaggagagatagatgtggtCACCTATTaggtatgtgtttgtggagaGATTTTAATTAAACACCGGCTGACGCGGCTGTCATTCATGGGTGAAGATCCGATGCATATTTGTATGAGTGGACTTAGGTTTAAACATTCCATTTATGCAACTGAACCAGACATACCCGCTCCCTTCTCATTTGTTCTGCAAGTTTCCTCAGCTCTTTCAGCTGCTCTTCATACAGCATGCGCAGGCCCGTGGGTTTCAGGAACCGGTTCTGGAGGGCCTCGATTTCTGTCTCCAGCAGCTTATTCTGCTGCTCCAGTGACCGGACCTTTGGAGACAGGAGGACACATAAATGATGGCCCCTGTGTGCGAGCGAATATGCTCGATGGCCAAAGAAGAACAAGTTATGCGCTGCTCCGTCTTTGAAGGCGCATTTAGACGCAGCCAGTCTGTACCGCGCACTCAAGCACGAACAAATCAGACAAATACTGTCAAACACGGGACTCAATGCAATCAAATAGGCTATGAATTAGTCAATGAATTTAACCATTTCTGGTCTTTTATATGCTGTGCTTTAGAGAGTAGGGCCTATCCCTTATTCTATAATGGTACTTTCAGAAAACAAATTGGATATAAGGTGTACATTAGTGCCAAAGTTGAATCCACTTGCCTTCTCGATGTATGCAGCCAGCCTGTCGTTCAGCACGACCATCTCCTTGCGCTCGCCGGTGCGAGTGTTGAGGAATTCCTGATTCTCGGCGGCAGCTGCGTCCAGATCTATCTCTTCTCCATTGGCGCCCACACAGACGGAGCCCATGCTTGCGCCGCTACAGTTCAACACATGCATGACCGTGAATTCGTTATTGACACAGCATATGACAGAATAACATGGCAATGGGGCATAATATGCACAATGAATGCAGTGGGATCTGCGACCTCTAAATGACCCCTCTCATCCTAAGGAACCATGTGCTCCCCCTCTGGCCGGGGTGGGGTGGAGCTCACCTCGCCATCAGGGACCTCCGGGAGGAGGAGACAGCCCTGCGTCCCATCGCCATGCCGTTGGCAGCTGAGGCTGCGGCCGAGCGGGAGTAGCTAGCGGAGCGCTGCTGGCGGGCAGGAGAGGCGCTGGACACCCTCACCTGGAGCGcggtggaggacgaggaggtggtGCATTCCTCGAAATGTCTGCGGTATGACGAGATCCTTTCTGGGCTGTGACTCATCTTGGCTGCTGTGTGTCCGGAGCTCtggagctttctctctctctcggtgtctcTTCCTCCTGGAGGTGGCTGCTTTGGCTGAGGAGAGCTGGGCTGCTGAGTGCTGTCTCTTCGGCTCTCTCAGCGCCCTTCTTATACCCAGAGTGGCGGCCCACCCTGAGCATGAGCCAGCGCCTCTGGAATGTCGAACCTCAGCACCACAGCACCCGTCCCACCACAGAGCCTTCTGCCAGGGGCCCGCCGGGAGATTGATGGGCTGAAAGACCGCTAGGCATTGGGTGCCATTAAGTAACTGCTTCAGCAACTAGGTGATGAGCCTTAATGGACACAAGGCCCCAGTCCACAAATCAGCCTTGCTCTCCAAACCCCTTCCAAGGTATTGACATGCTAGGATAAAACCAAAGCATATCAGTCCATCTCTGCCACCAATAAGCGTGCATGCAAGGGTACGTTTCCCATGAGCATAGTTCCAATGAACGTTCGCAAAcattaggtgcctctcatgtaaagtttatacgtcctccctcgctcctcgggcctcgatcctcactgatctacataaagaatgatattggggcggcaacaacgatagtctatcccttcgtctatctttctttatgtagatcagtgaggatcgaggcccgaggagcgaggacgtataaactttacatgagaggcacccactgttGTAAAAGTAGTTTGAACTAGGGGAGACCGGGGCTGGTTGGCACACTTTTTACTCTTAGTTATATTTCTCTGTCATACATTGCTTTAAAACTCCGAAACTATggtacagtcatggttgaaattgttggcacccatgctaaagttgactaaaaagaggaatataaaatcatcttttggaaattgattttaatggcttaagtaataaaatgaggaaaaatccaacctttaaggacaccaattttctttgtgaatgaacaatcataaacaaataaacattcttcccaaaatactggggacaaaaatattgccacccctatgtaaccctatggaatttaacacatagggttaacataggggcaggcagtttttatttttaaaggccacttatttcatggatccaggatactatgcatcctgataaagttcctgATAAagtgacctttggaactaaaatagccccacatcatcacatgccctctagagattggcatggtgttttgttcggttttgttcagttagcctattagctggtttgatttgcattgaactcaatgagcatcaaacaggctaataggctaactgaacaaaacaccatgcacAACTCATGCGCCCACATTTTGCAATATATTCATTGAAGCCAGACCTCCCTTGGCCGACTATTGGAGAATGATTCCAGACAAACCAAGCATAACACCTCGTTTTCTCTATCGGATTCAGGTGGGGATCTCTTCGTAGCAGCTctctttggtgttttttttgttgtcttgaTCAGCTGCTTTCGAGATGCTGCCTTTTGGTCCTCCaggcttttttttctcaggggtgtctgtctgtctgtctttctcctcctcctgacaGCACCACCGACCTTTCTTGGTGGAGCCTTCGGAAATGGTTGTACATCTTCTGGGCTGACACTGAAGCCAGCAGAAAGACCACTTGGGCCTGGTAGGTGGTGATCAGACGTGGATGCAGCGCCTAGACACAGGTAAGTggcgaggtggaggtggaggctctGTGACGATCTGTGACGGTTGCTGCAGCAAAGTCTGTGTCGCTGAATTTATGTCtgttaaatgggaaaattacccaTCGGAGTAAAGTTTACTACACTTTGTGGATTCACATACTTCTGTGTTGCTTGAACAATGCTGACATTTAGAAATGACTGCACAGCAGCATTGAACCAGAAGTTTTGAAACTGATTTGGAAAACGAGGTATTTTTTGTAGCATTTTATTTCTTGATAGAGATATCTGCACTTTGTTCTCTGAATGGGTGTAGACAAGAACTAGCAGAGCAGGCTAGgcctacactcaaacacactaataggcaTGAATTGATATTGAAGTATATTTATAGGCAGACAATTTTGAGCACTTTAGGCACAATGACAATGtctagatagttagatagatagatactttattgatccccaatgggaaattcaagaatgtcTGGCACTTCAGGCACAATGACAATGTCTGGCAGAAGGCTCTGTGGTGGGACGGGTGCTGTGGTGCTGAGGTTCGACATTCCAGAGGTGCTGGCTCATGCTCAGGGCTGGGCCGCCGCTCTGGGTATAAGAAGGGCGCTGAGAGAGCCGAAGAGACAGCACTCAGCAGCCCAGCTCTCCTCAGCCAAAGCAGCCACCTCCAGGAGGAAgagacaccgagagagagagaaagctccaGAGCTCCGGACACACAGCAGCCAAGATGAGTCACAGCCCAGAAAGGATCTCGTCATACCGCAGACATTTCGAGGAATGCaccacctcctcgtcctccaccgCGCTCCAGGTGAGGGTGTCCAGCGCCTCTCCTGCCCGCCAGCAGCGCTCCGCTAGCTACTCCCGCTCGGCCGCAGCCTCAGCTGCCAACGGCATGGCGATGGGACGCAGGGCTGTCTCCTCCTCCCGGAGGTCCCTGATGGCGAGGTGAGCTCCACCCCACCCCGGCCAGAGGGGGAGCACATGGTTCCTTAGGATGTGAGGGGTCATTTAGAGGTCGCAGATCTAAGTCCCCACTGCATTCATTGTGCATATTATGCCCCATTGCCATGTTATTTTGTCATATGCTGTGTCAATAACTAATTCACGGTCATGCATGTGTTGAACTGTAGCGGCGCAAGCATGGGCTCCGTCTGTGTGGGCGCCAATGGAGAAGCGATAGATCTGGACGCAGCTGCCGCCGAAAATCAGGAATTCCTCAACACTCGCACCGGCGAGCGCAAGGAGATGGTCGTGCTGAACGACAGGCTGGCTGCATACATCGAGAAGGCAAGTGGATCCACCTTTGCCACTAATTCACACCTTATATCCAATTTGTTTTCTGAAAGTACCATTATAGAATAACTCTCTAAAGCACGGCATATAAAATACCCATAATGGTTCAATTCAGTGACTAATTCATAGCATATTTGATTGTCCTGGAATTGAGTCGCGTCTTCTAGGCTCGTCTTTGACAGAATTTGTCTGATTTGTTCATGCTTGAGTGTGCGGTACAGAATGGCTGTGTCTAAATGCGCCTTCTAGCTGCAAAGATGGAGCATCGCATTATTTGTTCTTCTTTGGCCATCGAGCATATTCGCTCGCACATAGGGGCAATAATGTATGTGTCCTCCTGTCTCCAAAGGTCCGGTCACTGGAGCAGCAGAATAAGCTGCTGGAGACAGAAATCGAGGCCCTCCAGAACCGGTTCCTGAAACCCACGGGCCTGCGCATGCTGTATGAAGAGCAGCTGAAGGAGCTGAGGAAACTTGCAGAACAAATGAGGAGGGAGCGGGTATGTCTGATTCAGTTGCATACATGGTttgagcctacagtatgtctactcATACAAACATGCATCGGATCTTCACCCGTAATGGCAGCCACGTCAACCGGTGTTTAAATAAAATCTCTCCACAAACACCTAATTGGTGActacatctatctctcctttgATACATGTAGCATGTTCCAACTGCAGATTGTCTTGTTTTCATTCTTAAGGACCTGGCTGTTGCTGCTAAAGATGCCATGGCTGGACATCTGGAGATGATGAAGGCCAAATATGAGGAGGCTGTGGAGCTGAGGAAGAAGGCCGAGATGGACCTGGAGAACTTCCGCCCTGTAAGCCAATCACCTTAAATTTGATTAACACTCTGAATTGATTTATCCGGAGTGGCTTACTTTTAACCATATGCATACAGGATGTTGACGCAGCCACCTCCGCCCGCATTGCTTTGGAGAAACAACTTGAAAACCTGGAGGCCGAGATGGAGTTCCTGAAGAGAATTCAAAGACAGGTGCGTTAATTGATCCATTATCGAAATTATAGTCACCAACGTAGACAACACCAACATAACCATTTTGCCGTTTCTG comes from Sardina pilchardus chromosome 6, fSarPil1.1, whole genome shotgun sequence and encodes:
- the LOC134082280 gene encoding glial fibrillary acidic protein-like translates to MSHSPERISSYRRHFEECTTSSSSTALQVRVSSASPARQQRSASYSRSAAASAANGMAMGRRAVSSSRRSLMASGASMGSVCVGANGEEIDLDAAAAENQEFLNTRTGERKEMVVLNDRLAAYIEKVRSLEQQNKLLETEIEALQNRFLKPTGLRMLYEEQLKELRKLAEQMRRERDLAVAAKDAMAGHLEMMKAKYEEAVELRKKAEMDLENFRPDVDAATSARIALEKQLENLEAEMEFLKRIQRQEIEDLMKQIYAAHASAQGAFGLPDLSDALKQIQNEYDTIAANNLQKMDSWYNSKFDDLNNKSTKHVDRIRGARGELSTAKKDIQDRERDLDGLKAKNDALEAQILEAQERHKRELKALQARIEALQLELKSTKGKIAQLLMEYQDLLNVKMSLEIEITTYRKLIEGEDVRITSIVQGLMSMKAISAGLTAGMAAHLGMASSGLAVGSDEAANGNGSLGAALGNGVHGETIATYSEEQAVEVTERKTVLIRTVINDDDDTVESDTQECNYIIEGAADEEEE